A genomic segment from Cygnus atratus isolate AKBS03 ecotype Queensland, Australia chromosome 9, CAtr_DNAZoo_HiC_assembly, whole genome shotgun sequence encodes:
- the PXYLP1 gene encoding 2-phosphoxylose phosphatase 1 isoform X4: protein MPDLLTEPPAIDPVYEARVYCNIPTIAERSMEGHAPHYFKLVSVQVLIRHGDRYPLYAIPKTKRPDIDCTLQPSRKPSHPQLEAFIKHMSKGSAAQMDGTLSSLPRYPSHSFCEMGELTQTGVVQHLRNGQLLREIYINKHKLLLSDWTAKQLYLETTGKSRTLQSALALLYSFLPDFDWKKIYMRHQWSTIFCSGSCDCPMRNHYLEEEQRRQYSLRVKNNDLEKIYVDMAKIVGIPTRQLRASNPIDSLLCYFCHNVSFPCTKTGCIGMEHFKVIKRHQLEDERERQEKKLYFLYALLATHPLLNQTVNRLQRIAEGKKEEVFVLYSAHDVTLSPVLSALGITEARFPRFAARLVFELWQDGKRPKEHFIRILYNGADVTFQTSFCKDYYKRSSKPMCPLEKFVSFVKRDMFLVFNSTSYYDACRRRPL from the exons ATGCCTGACTTGCTAACTGAACCTCCTGCAATAGATCCTGTTTACGAAGCTCGTGTTTACTGCAATATTCCTACCATTGCTGAACGCAGCATGGAAG gtCATGCACCTCATTATTTTAAACTAGTATCGGTTCAAGTGTTGATTCGACATGGAGATAGGTATCCACTATATGCCATTCCCAAGACAAAAAGACCAGATATTGACTGTACATTGCAGCCTAGCAG GAAACCCTCTCATCCTCAGCTGGAAGCTTTCATCAAACACATGTCCAAAGGGTCTGCAGCCCAAATGGATGGTACCCTCAGCAGCCTGCCTCGTTACCCTAGCCATTCCTTTTGCGAGATGGGAGAGCTTACACAGACGG GTGTTGTACAGCACTTGCGAAATGGACAACTATTACGAGAAATTtatataaacaaacataaacTGCTTTTGAGTGACTGGACAGCAAAACAGCTCTACTTGGAGACAACAGGAAAGAGTCGAACCCTGCAGAGTGCGCTGGCGCTGCTCTACAGTTTTTTGCCAGATTTTGACTGGAAGAAAATTTACATGAGGCATCAGTGGAGCACCATTTTTTGTTCTGGAAGCTGTGACTGTCCTATGCGAAACCACTACCTAGAAGAGGAACAGCGCAGACAATACAGCTTACGGGTGAAGAACAATGATTTGGAGAAGATATATGTTGATATGGCAAAGATAGTTGGCATTCCCACGAGGCAGCTGAGAGCTTCTAACCCAATAGATTCTCTCTTGTGCTATTTTTGCCACAATGTCAGTTTTCCCTGTACCAAAACTGGCTGCATTGGTATGGAACACTTCAAAGTAATCAAAAGACATCAGTTGGAggatgagagagaaagacaggaaaagaaactttatttcctGTATGCACTATTGGCCACTCATCCTCTCCTCAACCAGACCGTTAATCGGCTGCAGCGTATTGcagaaggcaagaaagaagaagTATTTGTCCTTTACTCTGCACATGATGTCACGTTGTCACCTGTTCTTAGTGCCTTGGGCATTACAGAGGCCAGATTTCCACGATTCGCTGCCAGATTAGTTTTTGAGCTGTGGCAGGATGGGAAGAGACCCAAAGAACACTTTATCCGCATCCTGTACAATGGTGCTGATGTCACATTCCAGACCTCATTTTGCAAGGATTATTATAAACGTTCCAGCAAGCCAATGTGCCCACTAGAAAAATTTGTTAGCTTTGTCAAGAGGGAtatgtttttagtttttaacaGCACTAGTTATTATGATGCATGTCGTAGAAGACCACTGTAG
- the PXYLP1 gene encoding 2-phosphoxylose phosphatase 1 isoform X3 has protein sequence MLFRNRFLFLLALAALLAFLSLSLQFLHLIPVNPIKEDGLNPKSRKRIMPDLLTEPPAIDPVYEARVYCNIPTIAERSMEGHAPHYFKLVSVQVLIRHGDRYPLYAIPKTKRPDIDCTLQPSRKPSHPQLEAFIKHMSKGSAAQMDGTLSSLPRYPSHSFCEMGELTQTGVVQHLRNGQLLREIYINKHKLLLSDWTAKQLYLETTGKSRTLQSALALLYSFLPDFDWKKIYMRHQWSTIFCSGSCDCPMRNHYLEEEQRRQYSLRVKNNDLEKIYVDMAKIVGIPTRQLRASNPIDSLLCYFCHNVSFPCTKTGCIGMEHFKVIKRHQLEDERERQEKKLYFLYALLATHPLLNQTVNRLQRIAEGKKEEVFVLYSAHDVTLSPVLSALGITEARFPRFAARLVFELWQDGKRPKEHFIRILYNGADVTFQTSFCKDYYKRSSKPMCPLEKFVSFVKRDMFLVFNSTSYYDACRRRPL, from the exons TGCATTTAATCCCGGTCAACCCTATCAAGGAAGATGGGTTGAATCCTAAGAGCCGAAAAAGAATAATGCCTGACTTGCTAACTGAACCTCCTGCAATAGATCCTGTTTACGAAGCTCGTGTTTACTGCAATATTCCTACCATTGCTGAACGCAGCATGGAAG gtCATGCACCTCATTATTTTAAACTAGTATCGGTTCAAGTGTTGATTCGACATGGAGATAGGTATCCACTATATGCCATTCCCAAGACAAAAAGACCAGATATTGACTGTACATTGCAGCCTAGCAG GAAACCCTCTCATCCTCAGCTGGAAGCTTTCATCAAACACATGTCCAAAGGGTCTGCAGCCCAAATGGATGGTACCCTCAGCAGCCTGCCTCGTTACCCTAGCCATTCCTTTTGCGAGATGGGAGAGCTTACACAGACGG GTGTTGTACAGCACTTGCGAAATGGACAACTATTACGAGAAATTtatataaacaaacataaacTGCTTTTGAGTGACTGGACAGCAAAACAGCTCTACTTGGAGACAACAGGAAAGAGTCGAACCCTGCAGAGTGCGCTGGCGCTGCTCTACAGTTTTTTGCCAGATTTTGACTGGAAGAAAATTTACATGAGGCATCAGTGGAGCACCATTTTTTGTTCTGGAAGCTGTGACTGTCCTATGCGAAACCACTACCTAGAAGAGGAACAGCGCAGACAATACAGCTTACGGGTGAAGAACAATGATTTGGAGAAGATATATGTTGATATGGCAAAGATAGTTGGCATTCCCACGAGGCAGCTGAGAGCTTCTAACCCAATAGATTCTCTCTTGTGCTATTTTTGCCACAATGTCAGTTTTCCCTGTACCAAAACTGGCTGCATTGGTATGGAACACTTCAAAGTAATCAAAAGACATCAGTTGGAggatgagagagaaagacaggaaaagaaactttatttcctGTATGCACTATTGGCCACTCATCCTCTCCTCAACCAGACCGTTAATCGGCTGCAGCGTATTGcagaaggcaagaaagaagaagTATTTGTCCTTTACTCTGCACATGATGTCACGTTGTCACCTGTTCTTAGTGCCTTGGGCATTACAGAGGCCAGATTTCCACGATTCGCTGCCAGATTAGTTTTTGAGCTGTGGCAGGATGGGAAGAGACCCAAAGAACACTTTATCCGCATCCTGTACAATGGTGCTGATGTCACATTCCAGACCTCATTTTGCAAGGATTATTATAAACGTTCCAGCAAGCCAATGTGCCCACTAGAAAAATTTGTTAGCTTTGTCAAGAGGGAtatgtttttagtttttaacaGCACTAGTTATTATGATGCATGTCGTAGAAGACCACTGTAG
- the PXYLP1 gene encoding 2-phosphoxylose phosphatase 1 isoform X2, whose product MSNENFKSLFSQGKLEAKMAACGAASQTAWSYKGKQKRRMILFPIFLILVHLIPVNPIKEDGLNPKSRKRIMPDLLTEPPAIDPVYEARVYCNIPTIAERSMEGHAPHYFKLVSVQVLIRHGDRYPLYAIPKTKRPDIDCTLQPSRKPSHPQLEAFIKHMSKGSAAQMDGTLSSLPRYPSHSFCEMGELTQTGVVQHLRNGQLLREIYINKHKLLLSDWTAKQLYLETTGKSRTLQSALALLYSFLPDFDWKKIYMRHQWSTIFCSGSCDCPMRNHYLEEEQRRQYSLRVKNNDLEKIYVDMAKIVGIPTRQLRASNPIDSLLCYFCHNVSFPCTKTGCIGMEHFKVIKRHQLEDERERQEKKLYFLYALLATHPLLNQTVNRLQRIAEGKKEEVFVLYSAHDVTLSPVLSALGITEARFPRFAARLVFELWQDGKRPKEHFIRILYNGADVTFQTSFCKDYYKRSSKPMCPLEKFVSFVKRDMFLVFNSTSYYDACRRRPL is encoded by the exons TGCATTTAATCCCGGTCAACCCTATCAAGGAAGATGGGTTGAATCCTAAGAGCCGAAAAAGAATAATGCCTGACTTGCTAACTGAACCTCCTGCAATAGATCCTGTTTACGAAGCTCGTGTTTACTGCAATATTCCTACCATTGCTGAACGCAGCATGGAAG gtCATGCACCTCATTATTTTAAACTAGTATCGGTTCAAGTGTTGATTCGACATGGAGATAGGTATCCACTATATGCCATTCCCAAGACAAAAAGACCAGATATTGACTGTACATTGCAGCCTAGCAG GAAACCCTCTCATCCTCAGCTGGAAGCTTTCATCAAACACATGTCCAAAGGGTCTGCAGCCCAAATGGATGGTACCCTCAGCAGCCTGCCTCGTTACCCTAGCCATTCCTTTTGCGAGATGGGAGAGCTTACACAGACGG GTGTTGTACAGCACTTGCGAAATGGACAACTATTACGAGAAATTtatataaacaaacataaacTGCTTTTGAGTGACTGGACAGCAAAACAGCTCTACTTGGAGACAACAGGAAAGAGTCGAACCCTGCAGAGTGCGCTGGCGCTGCTCTACAGTTTTTTGCCAGATTTTGACTGGAAGAAAATTTACATGAGGCATCAGTGGAGCACCATTTTTTGTTCTGGAAGCTGTGACTGTCCTATGCGAAACCACTACCTAGAAGAGGAACAGCGCAGACAATACAGCTTACGGGTGAAGAACAATGATTTGGAGAAGATATATGTTGATATGGCAAAGATAGTTGGCATTCCCACGAGGCAGCTGAGAGCTTCTAACCCAATAGATTCTCTCTTGTGCTATTTTTGCCACAATGTCAGTTTTCCCTGTACCAAAACTGGCTGCATTGGTATGGAACACTTCAAAGTAATCAAAAGACATCAGTTGGAggatgagagagaaagacaggaaaagaaactttatttcctGTATGCACTATTGGCCACTCATCCTCTCCTCAACCAGACCGTTAATCGGCTGCAGCGTATTGcagaaggcaagaaagaagaagTATTTGTCCTTTACTCTGCACATGATGTCACGTTGTCACCTGTTCTTAGTGCCTTGGGCATTACAGAGGCCAGATTTCCACGATTCGCTGCCAGATTAGTTTTTGAGCTGTGGCAGGATGGGAAGAGACCCAAAGAACACTTTATCCGCATCCTGTACAATGGTGCTGATGTCACATTCCAGACCTCATTTTGCAAGGATTATTATAAACGTTCCAGCAAGCCAATGTGCCCACTAGAAAAATTTGTTAGCTTTGTCAAGAGGGAtatgtttttagtttttaacaGCACTAGTTATTATGATGCATGTCGTAGAAGACCACTGTAG